The proteins below are encoded in one region of Carassius auratus strain Wakin unplaced genomic scaffold, ASM336829v1 scaf_tig00214183_4049273_7079891, whole genome shotgun sequence:
- the LOC113091284 gene encoding 28S ribosomal protein S31, mitochondrial-like yields MYRRLLININQVRNGFIHTQNTRLPLPSTKCKEKENFASVTWAPCTARPLGTSSISFSENKESSTSLSKDKGKTPEENEVNAEVNTDGQRNTEMNEGTEISNATLTSQLETEPVVKPEDSKQVEKTKSGKESLLELLGAMKVEVTTVRKIRPSKTQRMSERSDQEPMESTHSMFQRATAEGSQQHGTLNPALAAAASAAASTLPNRHQAESELLKQLRKHEAIPDAQRRADIGHIIADMKVGKRPNGRSNVRPTSQIRFDDDGKGYTQDRGITSELDGVRRRKSPFTSKRLNLFAAGAEQDVLSDLGPTLWDIDLANQIVQATNQMPRNGFEEMIQWTKGGKLWQYPINNEAGLEEEASVPFHEHVFLEKHLDESFPQQGPVRHFMELVITGLTKNHHLTVQEKREHIDWFRDYFKQKEDVLKEAEA; encoded by the exons ATGTACAGAAgattgttaataaatattaatcagGTTCGAAATGGATTCATTCATACGCAAAATACGCGATTACCTTTACCTTCCACAAAATGTAAAGAGAAGGAGAATTTTGCCTCTGTTACCTG GGCCCCATGTACAGCAAGGCCATTAGGAACCAGTAGCATCTCTTTTAGTGAAAATAAAGAGAGCTCCACATCCCTGTCAAAAGACAAAGGAAAGACGCCAGAAGAAAATGAGGTGAATGCAGAGGTTAACACTGATGGGCAGAGGAACACAGAAATGAATGAGGGCACTGAAATTTCAAATGCAACATTGACATCACAGTTAGAGACTGAACCAGTGGTTAAACCTGAGGACAGCAAACAGGTTGAAAAGACAAAAAGTGGGAAGGAGAGTCTTTTGGAGCTACTTGGGGCAATGAAGGTGGAGGTCACAACCGTACGTAAAATAAGGCCCTCAAAGACTCAAAGAATGAGTGAGAGGTCCGACCAAGAGCCCATGGAAAGCACACACAGCATGTTCCAGCGTGCCACAGCTGAGGGTTCACAACAGCA TGGGACCTTGAATCCAGCACTGGCTGCTGCAGCCTCTGCCGCCGCATCCACCCTGCCGAACAGACATCAGGCAGAGTCAGAGCTCCTCAAGCAGCTGAGGAAACATGAAGCCATACCTGACGCCCAGAGGAGAGCAGACATAGG ACACATAATTGCTGATATGAAAGTTGGAAAGAGGCCGAATGGCAGATCAAACGTCAGACCAACCAGTCAGATTCGTTTTGATGATGATGGAAAGGGATATACTCAAGACCGAGGCATTACCAGTGAACTTGATGGAGTCCGTAGaag gaagagTCCTTTCACTAGTAAGAGGTTGAACCTCTTTGCTGCAGGAGCTGAGCAAGATGTATTGTCAGATTTGG GCCCTACTCTTTGGGACATTGATCTAGCTAATCAAATTGTCCAGGCAACAAATCAGATGCCTCGGAATGGCTTTGAGGAGATGATCCAGTGGACCAAAGGGGGCAAACTTTGGCAATATCCAATCAACAATGAGGCTG GCCTGGAGGAGGAGGCGAGTGTGCCCTTCCACGAGCATGTGTTCCTGGAGAAGCACCTTGATGAATCATTCCCCCAGCAGGGCCCAGTCAGGCACTTCATGGAGCTTGTAATAACAGGCCTCACAAAGAATCACCATCTCACGGTTCAAGAGAAAAGGGAACATATTGACTGGTTCAGAGACTACTTCAAACAGAAAGAAGATGTCTTAAAAGAGGCTGAGGCATAA
- the LOC113091290 gene encoding mitochondrial ornithine transporter 1-like — MAPHPVVQAIIDLSAGAIGGTACVFSGQPLDTAKVKMQTFPSLYRGFVHCFVSTYRQVGLRGLYQGTTPALMANIAENSVLFMCYGFCQEVVRFVSGQEKGAVLSDVQKACAGSVASVFSSLVLCPTELVKCRLQAMHEMTTSGKITHSQNTVWSVIKSIMHNDGPAGFFQGLTTTIAREVPGYFCFFGAYELCRSLFAEYMHCGKDDIGVASTVFSGGLGGACLWLVVYPMDCVKSRIQVMSMTGKQSGFFKTFMHIFRTEGVRALYSGLTPTMIRTFPANGALFLGYEASRKIMMAQFDS; from the exons ATGGCACCACATCCTGTGGTTCAGGCAATAATAGACCTCTCTGCTGGGGCTATAG GGGGCACAGCTTGTGTATTTAGTGGTCAACCTTTGGACACGGCTAAGGTGAAAATGCAGACGTTCCCCAGTTTATACAGAGGCTTTGTGCACTGCTTTGTGTCTACATACAGACAGGTGGGCCTTCGAGGGTTGTATCAAGGTACCACACCGGCCCTCATGGCCAACATTGCAGAGAACTCAGTGCTCTTCATGTGCTATGGCTTTTGCCAAGAGGTGGTCCGCTTCGTCTCTGGTCAGGAGAAAGGGGCTGTGCTCAG TGACGTGCAGAAAGCGTGCGCAGGCTCCGTGGCCTCAGTTTTCTCCTCTCTGGTCTTGTGTCCCACTGAGCTGGTGAAGTGCCGATTGCAGGCTATGCATGAGATGACCACTTCTGGCAAGATCACCCACAGTCAGAA caCAGTTTGGTCAGTGATAAAGTCCATTATGCATAATGATGGTCCAGCAGGGTTCTTCCAGGGTTTAACCACTACAATTGCCCGTGAGGTGCCTGGATATTTCTGTTTCTTTGGAGCTTATGAGCTCTGTCGCTCTCTCTTTGCTGAGTACATGCACTGTGGCAAGGATGACATAG GTGTAGCCTCTACTGTGTTCAGTGGAGGTTTGGGGGGAGCTTGTCTCTGGCTTGTGGTTTACCCTATGGACTGTGTTAAATCCAGGATACAGGTCATGTCTATGACAGGCAAGCAGTCAGGCTTCTTCAAGACTTTCATGCATATCTTCAGAACAGAAG GTGTGAGGGCTCTATATTCTGGTCTGACTCCCACAATGATCCGCACATTTCCGGCCAACGGTGCTCTGTTCTTAGGTTATGAAGCCAGCCGCAAAATCATGATGGCACAATTTGACAGCTAA